One genomic window of Bactrocera dorsalis isolate Fly_Bdor chromosome 4, ASM2337382v1, whole genome shotgun sequence includes the following:
- the LOC105232739 gene encoding glyoxalase domain-containing protein 4: protein MSCILLSTIRLGRRSLPIIAKRSILFNRNYSYKTDMANIEIPGRTLHYVLKIGNRGKNAYFFRDILGMKVLRHEEFKEGCEAQCNGPYDNRWSKTMIGYGPESSHFVIELTYNYGVKEYELGNDFGGITIKSKETIERARSQNYPILQEEGLHVLTSPDGYKFYIIEEPQPQETDPVMSVTLHSSNLAASKTYWHELLKMKVEVEDSSAITLFYGENQARLTLKKLTDPINRAKAYGRIAFAVPLNVQPAIDAIIKQANGTILTPLITLDTPGKATVRVIILADPDGHEICFVDEEGFSELSKVEEDGDKNLTKFIQKDPFQEK from the exons ATGTCTTGCATTTTATTGTCGACAATCAGATTGGGACGTCGCTCGCTGCCGATAATCGCAAAgcgttcaattttatttaatcgtAATTATTCTTATAAAACTGATATGGCGAATATTGAAATCCCGGGTCGCACGCTTCACTATGTGCTCAAGATTGGAAATCGtggaaaaaatgcatatttcttTCGAGATATACTCGGGATGAAG GTGCTTCGACATGAAGAATTTAAAGAAGGCTGTGAAGCGCAATGTAATGG ACCTTACGACAACCGGTGGAGTAAAACTATGATTGGCTATGGACCAGAATCCTCTCATTTCGTAATTGAACTCACTTACAATTATGGTGTAAAAGAATACGAATTGG GTAATGACTTCGGTGGTATCACCATTAAGTCTAAAGAGACTATTGAACGAGCGCGATCTCAAAACTATCCCATTTTACAGGAAGAAGGTTTACATGTATTAACATCGCCTGATGGTTATAAATTCTATATAATTGAAGAGCCTCAACCTCAAGAAACAGATCCTGTAATGAGCGTCACTCTGCACTCAAGCAATTTGGCGGCATCTAAAACGtattggcatgaattattaaaaatgaaagtgGAGGTCGAAGATTCTAGTGCAATAACACTGTTTTATGGCGAAAATCAAGCGCGattaactttgaaaaaattaacagaTCCTATCAATCGGGCTAAAGCATATGGTCGCATTGCATTTGCCGTACCGTTAAATGTTCAACCTGCAATTGATGCGATTATTAAGCAAGCGAACGGCACTATATTGACCCCTCTAATTACCCTTGACACACCGGGAAAGGCGACGGTGCGTGTTATCATCTTAGCGGATCCAGACGGACACGAAATATGTTTTGTTGACGAGGAAGGTTTTTCGGAATTGTCAAAAGTGGAAGAAGATGGTGATAAGAATCTTACCAAATTTATTCAGAAAGATCCCTTCcaagagaaataa